Within the Scomber scombrus chromosome 4, fScoSco1.1, whole genome shotgun sequence genome, the region CCAGGATGGTCTCAGGGTAGACGTCTCCATAGCCGACTGTGGAGATGCTGACCTGCAGTGGTGATtggaaaaacatgaataacaAGCCTAACCAGAAGACACTTACAGTCAGCATCCTGCTTACAATGACCCTTGGAGTCTTTTGCTGATATTTTTGGCTGAtacttttaattattaattatattttttggtGCAGCAGAGTAGAGAGTGATGAAAGACGTGGAGAAATATAGATAATTAACATGTGACAAAAGGGTCTCCTTGTTAAATAGTTGCAGATATGCGGTATGTATCTTGGCTCCACCAGGAAAACTAATTGCATTCTTAACCCAGTTACACAAGTATACATACATAACtgaatactaaataaataaggtAAATAAAGATCAAATTATGGCTGCTGTCAGTGCAGACTTCATTTTGAATGTGATGTAACAATGTTTATGTTAGCCTTATCAGATATATCACAAGAGGAAATGGTCAAAGCTTCAGTATCTCTGGGATaattttgtcagttttgtgttcatgtttggtTTCAGACTTGACTTTAGAGAAATTATATACAATAGGATCTATATTTCCACTAAAACTATTCAATTGCTAAACTCCATTATTGCTTTTGTGTCCTATTACCATCTTGTTTTACATTAGGAGATgcaagaaatgtattttcttgaCTGAGCCTGATTGTTCACCACATGCCTATTCAAATTCTAGCTAAATAATTTAAGCCTGTTATGGCAACATTATGTGACCAGTCACTATTGTACACAGTGTAGTAGTCATTGGCCTTGCTCAAGCCGTTCTACAACTATgcaaaggttgtttttttttgtttggttgttttcgTTTTTTAAAGGGGGCAGTTTTTTCCAGCTTTGGTTTCCTGTTTCTTGTTTCTGCTGAACACAGTCTGACTGTGTTACACAGGTCTGCCTGGTCAGGGGTTGTGATCCAGCTCATAAGAACTCAACAAGAGTCCAGATCAGTGAGTAGTGCGCTCTATAACCATTACTATGATTACAAGGATTATCATTTCCTCCCCCTGGATTAGATGAAAGATTGTACTACTCGGTCAAAGAGGGAGGGGAATGATCTGTTAAAAGGGTTATTCATAGCAACAGGCAGACCCAGAGAATCAACAGCTCTTGTTATAAGCCAAAAAGTAGGTTATTCCACTCTGTTACTAACTATATGCCATGAATAAGTCAGTAAATATGCTCAAAACAGTTGAGGTTTGAAGCTTTTGTTCCTCTTATTGACATTTGTCAAACTAAAGAATGAGGGTGTACATTGGGCAGTAGAGTTGACTTCATTATGTTTTGTAAGCCAGGGAGTACTGGACTGTAATCTAATAACATTGCTTTGTTGACACACCATTGTAGGATAATGTAAGCATTAAAATAATTCAAGGACATGGCATTTCATTTTACTTACATTCATTCGTTGCTTTGGTTTGTTACAAAAGTAAGTGATTTGTTCAAGATTAATTTTAAGACTTCTGATTTGTTTAGTCCTGTCTCTTGGTCCTTTATACTGTTACAAAGTTGTACTTACAGCTGCCCACCACCATGCATGAGGAATGCTGGTGAAGTTTGTCTGTGGCATGTCATGCTCCACAGTGTAAACCATGGCGGAGAAACTGAAGATACCCATGgcgatgaagaggaagaggcagcCCACTTGCTGGTAGCACTGACGCAGAGTGAAGCCGAATGCCCTCAGGCCTGTGGAGTGTCGTGCCAGTTTCAAGATACGAAAGATTCGCATCAGTCTCATGATCCGCAACACTTGTCCCAGCTTTCCCACCTGCCCCACCGCCTGCATGTCAGCCTCATGCTTCATGTAGTTTTCCTCATTGTCAAAGAACTCCAGGACCCCCTGGAGGAATTGAGGAAGGATGGCAATCAGGTCCACAGTGTTAAGCACGCTCCTGCTGAAGGATTTGATGTCAGGAGTGGACACCAGACGCAGCAGGTACTCCATGGCGAAGAAGGCGATGCATATGGACTCCACATATTCCCAGTATGTCTTGCCACTGAGGTGGCCTGAGGGAGTTCTGTACTGCATCTCTTCCACTGTGTTGAGAGTCATGGCCACCAGGGAGATCAGGACAAACAGACTGGAGGCCACCGCCATCAGCTTGGCTTGGACAGATGAAAACGGCTTCTCCATCAAGTTCCAAATAGCTCTACGCTTTTGGCCCAAGAACATGTCGTGGAAGagttcctcatcctcctcaatCTCCACCTCAGCTTCCAGCTCCCTCTGGATCTTCAGCTGGTCGTTCAACTCGTCCTGCCTCTCCTCGAAGGAAATGCGGCAGCAGCGGTGGGTGTTCTTGATCCTCACGCCCCAGTAGTTGATCTCCTCCAGGAAGTTGCGGGGGCACAATTCGTCTTTGATCCACAGCACACCAGTCCTGTAGAAGTTGAAGATGCTGTGGAAGACATCGGGGTCCCTGTCAAAAAAGTACTCATTGTTGGTCACAGTGTAGTCATCGCACAGGTCCAGCTTCATGTTGTGGTCTGTGTAGGTGGCCAGTCGTCCTATTCTGGTCTTGGGGTACTTGGCAGCTGTCTTGTAGGCTATCTGATAGGGCTTTCCACCTACATTGATGTTGATCATATAGTTCTTCTTGCATGGAGAAATCGGCCTGGCGAAACTGTACGTATTACTGTCATCCTCTTCGTCTTCGTACTCGGCATAGATGTCGTAGATATCCCTGCTCAGATCCTGCATGGAGTTCCATGTCTTCACGCAGCTCTCCTTGGCTAATGGATAAGCAATCTCTGAGGGTCTTCGATTAATATCCGAGTCTGTGACTTTGTAGTTGGGAAAGAGACTTTGTCTCCTGTTCCACAAGTTGGCCAGCTTGCTGGTGCTCCCCATGGCAATCCTATACACTACACCGCAGACGGAGCGCTCAGACCTGCTAGCATTACAGCTTCCTTCACCTACGCCTGGAGGACATGAGCAGGCTGCCTCATGGCCCCATTAATGTTGCTGACTAAGAGGATCCGCGTGCTTACAGGACATCTAAATACCATTATCCCCTGCTGAGCTTCCTGGCTGAAATGACATTGGCTGTGTGGCATATCTCAACAAATGCCCATCATGAATTCACCacttttaaataagttaaaaagtTTACTGTATTGAAATACAGTATAGTGCTTACAGCTGATTTGggagatttaaaaacaatttatttgcTAATCAGCATTGTTTTCCTCCCATTTTTTAATCATACATAGGCATTCTAGTATACATTAATCTTTTTGCAATCCCCACAGATTACCCAAAGGAAGTCATATTGGAAGGCTATGATTGGAAAATACCATTGCATGTAATGATACTTTAAGGTTACTTTTGTAAAACTACAACAATTTGTGACCATTTTTTGTCAATATATTACAAAATACTTGGCAATTTTTAATTTGAGCAAATTATCTTTATAGAATTgactttaacttttttgttgttggttatTGTTTTGTGAAGCTTTAAGATACTGAAGGAGAACAAAGAAAGGCTGGTGGCCATAAAAGAGGATAAAGGCATTAAGCATTAGCCTACTTCCTGATTGGGAGGGGGTGCAAGATTGTTCAGACATGAAGTGAGTAAAGACCACAGACTCTAAgacatcatttttgtttttatatcagaCTTATTTATATGTATTAGTTATAAGTTTGTGACATGTGTAAGAAGTAATAGTGACTTAATTAGACATGATTTTTACTCAAAAAGACTTCAGGTATCTAACATAATGTTGCCTGACAATGAATCCTCTTACTGGATAACAGATTATTGTCCTGCTGATTAACAGTGCAGACTGACCAGAGGTGGCGTTCTGTGAGGCTACTGGCTGATGACATTATGAACTATATAgtatattaatgtttatttaccTTCCTGTTGCCAAACACTGCTGACCAGTTAAAACAATTAAGGGTTTAAGTTGTTAAAGCAGCAGCATTTAAATAGAGCCACCAGACTTAAGCTAGTCTTGTTAGTCTAGTGTGTCATAAGAACATGAGATGAACTGGATTTGTCATTCAAACCACAGGTGAAGAggccagaagaagaagacggaAATCTGAATATGAGACATTATCTGACATATGAAACATTTGTAAGGTTAATCGGCTACTAACTCATAGTAATAACTGACAGATGACatcacacttttaaaatgtaatgaaatgggGTCCAAAGTTCAGGTAAAACAACACTAATGGGTAGGTGATTGAACTATACATCTTATTTAGAGTAACCATCCAGCATCCATTTTGTTTAGAATTTTTCCCTCCTGTATGGATCCAGTAATAGTCCAGAAAGGGGAACAATAATATCAAGCATACATGCATATCAACATTGCATTTCACAAAGATTAATCATCTGCTCTCAAGGTCTCCTTTTTCCTGTCATTCACTGTTGTCCACAAGATTTACGGATCAAATTTAGTAAAGTCCCTTCAAAGCTGCTTAGTAAAACAAGAATGTAGGTTATAATCCCTTGCGTAGGTTTATAAACCTCCTTGTCATATACATTATCTCTTATTTACAGCAggaaaatcaaacacaaattgTTCCACAACACTGAATGCGCTTGTTGAATCCGATTTTTGCtgcttacacacatacagtgactACTCAAAATAGAGACACtgaatctttgtttttttctctccgttTCCTCACTtccacacttaaaaaaaacaaccttgtcAACATTTTTTGTATAGTTTATACACCATAAAGACCCatgtaaaaaaatacattgaggTAATACATTGACAAAAGTCCTGTCAGTCACCAATTTACCTAAGTGAAAAGTGCTCCGTTGACACCAGCTTGAGTCACAGTCCTGTAAAATACGGCACAATATAGGAAATTAAAAGAGATGATCCACTGATGTAACATTTACTTGATGAGTGACCTGGGCATCAGCACCAAGGGGTTTTTGAATAAATCTGAAGAACTGTGAGGTGAaaagcagaacattttttttacaaagttaTTTCCTCCAatctttgcttcttttcttgtaaattattaattaattttactTAAGGACACTGTACTAGATTAAAGTAAAGACACATGTTATATTGTAAACAGCTAATTTTTCTTGTTAATGCCaacattattgattgatttaattaatttggCCCTGCAGAGCCTTGAAATCTTACTTTATACCAGAGCCCTGAAACCTGCACACCTAAATATAATGCAACCATGATTCATGCGATTAATCAAACCTATGCTCTTCCTACTATGTTGTATGAAAAAGTCTGCTGTAAAAATAGTCTAATGCACAGCATCTGGAGCTCTGGTGGTGTTGGTGAGAGTCTTGTATGGCAtcattaataatgttattaattacactgGTGCTTTTGCTGCTATGACATCTACAAGTTTTGGTTAGACATCCACAATTCTCTCTCTCAACTGCCAATTTCCATTCATATAATTCATTCTTGCAAATGGGAGGATGCAAAGTTTAAAATCCACAGAAATGTTAGTCAAGAAAAACATTACTTTATTCATTTCTTAACATGAAAGTTTATAAAAGAGAACATAAAagtttattaaagtaaaataacataAGTGAGAAATGAGGGATCATGTTCCTCTTTTTCATCACATTGATCTTTGTGGATTTGACAAAATGAAGACCACAATATGTTGAGGGTTAAATAAGGATTTGTATTTCTCcacaatataaaatacagaTATGCAGTAGTGCTTATAGGTATTAGTGTTTCATGAAAGAGGGCGTA harbors:
- the LOC133978829 gene encoding potassium voltage-gated channel subfamily V member 2-like → MGSTSKLANLWNRRQSLFPNYKVTDSDINRRPSEIAYPLAKESCVKTWNSMQDLSRDIYDIYAEYEDEEDDSNTYSFARPISPCKKNYMININVGGKPYQIAYKTAAKYPKTRIGRLATYTDHNMKLDLCDDYTVTNNEYFFDRDPDVFHSIFNFYRTGVLWIKDELCPRNFLEEINYWGVRIKNTHRCCRISFEERQDELNDQLKIQRELEAEVEIEEDEELFHDMFLGQKRRAIWNLMEKPFSSVQAKLMAVASSLFVLISLVAMTLNTVEEMQYRTPSGHLSGKTYWEYVESICIAFFAMEYLLRLVSTPDIKSFSRSVLNTVDLIAILPQFLQGVLEFFDNEENYMKHEADMQAVGQVGKLGQVLRIMRLMRIFRILKLARHSTGLRAFGFTLRQCYQQVGCLFLFIAMGIFSFSAMVYTVEHDMPQTNFTSIPHAWWWAAVSISTVGYGDVYPETILGRMFAFVCIAFGIILNGLPISILFNKFSDYYAKLKSNQYTASLQKRGKVRFSERTLSRFNNCLGNSHSHPH